From a single Oncorhynchus nerka isolate Pitt River linkage group LG11, Oner_Uvic_2.0, whole genome shotgun sequence genomic region:
- the LOC135573910 gene encoding high choriolytic enzyme 1-like produces MTHRPTLSLLLLLLGLSQASGNAVHDEPDHVSITSAILESNNGTNELLLEGDILAPRTRNAMKCFRSQYSCLWKKSSDGLVYVPYILSVVYSSLEVETIETAMKYFHGKTCIRFIPRKTQTAYLDIQSSGGCFGTMGTVGDRQTLSLAQFGCVQHGIIQHELLHSLGFHHEHNRSDRDQYIRINWQYIYNYAVENFQKQDTNNLNTAYDYSSVMHYDRTAYTNNYGKETITPIPDPSVAIGQRQGMSNIDVLRVNKLYQC; encoded by the coding sequence ATGACGCACAGACCCACTCttagcctgctgctgctgctgctgggcctATCGCAGGCCAGTGGAAATGCGGTCCATGATGAGCCGGACCATGTGTCCATCACTTCAGCgatcctggagtccaacaacggAACCAATGAGCTGCTGCTGGAAGGAGACATTCTGGCTCCTAGAACCAGGAACGCCATGAAGTGCTTTAGAAGCCAGTACAGCTGTCTCTGGAAGAAGTCATCTGACGGCTTGGTGTATGTGCCTTACATCCTCAGCGTTGTATATTCCAGCTTGGAGGTAGAGACTATTGAGACGGCCATGAAGTACTTCCATGGCAAGACCTGCATCCGCTTCATTCCACGTAAGACACAGACTGCCTACCTGGACATTCAGAGCAGCGGCGGGTGTTTTGGTACCATGGGGACTGTTGGGGACAGGCAGACATTGTCTCTTGCACAGTTTGGCTGTGTTCAACATGGTATCATCCAGCATGAGCTGCTTCACTCCCTGGGCTTCCACCACGAGCACAACAGGAGTGACCGTGACCAGTATATCAGGATCAACTGGCAATACATCTATAACTACGCCGTCGAGAACTTCCAGAAGCAGGACACCAACAACCTGAATACTGCATACGACTACTCCTCTGTCATGCACTATGATAGAACCGCTTACACTAACAACTACGGAAAGGAAACCATCACTCCCATCCCAGACCCATCTGTGGCCATCGGGCAGAGACAGGGCATGTCCAACATTGATGTCCTGAGGGTCAACAAGCTCTACCAATGCTAA
- the LOC115119784 gene encoding high choriolytic enzyme 1-like: MTHRPTLSLLLLLLLGLSQASGNAVHDEPDHVSITSAILESNNGTNELLLEGDILAPRTRNAMKCFRSQYSCLWKKSSDGLVYVPYILSVVYSSLEVETIETAMKYFHGKTCIRFIPRKTQTAYLDIQSSGGCFGTMGTVGDRQTLSLAQFGCVQHGIIQHELLHSLGFHHEHNRSDRDQYIRINWQYIYNYAVENFQKQDTNNLNTAYDYSSVMHYDRTAYTNNYGKETITPIPDPSVAIGQRQGMSNIDVLRVNKLYQC; encoded by the coding sequence ATGACGCACAGACCCACTCttagcctgctgctgctgctgctgctgggcctATCGCAGGCCAGTGGAAATGCGGTCCATGATGAGCCGGACCATGTGTCCATCACTTCAGCgatcctggagtccaacaacggAACCAATGAGCTGCTGCTGGAAGGAGACATTCTGGCTCCTAGAACCAGGAACGCCATGAAGTGCTTTAGAAGCCAGTACAGCTGTCTCTGGAAGAAGTCATCTGACGGCTTGGTGTATGTGCCTTACATCCTCAGCGTTGTATATTCCAGCTTGGAGGTAGAGACTATTGAGACGGCCATGAAGTACTTCCATGGCAAGACCTGCATCCGCTTCATTCCACGTAAGACACAGACTGCCTACCTGGACATTCAGAGCAGCGGCGGGTGTTTTGGTACCATGGGGACTGTTGGGGACAGGCAGACATTGTCTCTTGCACAGTTTGGCTGTGTTCAACATGGTATCATCCAGCATGAGCTGCTTCACTCCCTGGGCTTCCACCACGAGCACAACAGGAGTGACCGTGACCAGTATATCAGGATCAACTGGCAATACATCTATAACTACGCCGTCGAGAACTTCCAGAAGCAGGACACCAACAACCTGAATACTGCATACGACTACTCCTCTGTCATGCACTATGATAGAACCGCTTACACTAACAACTACGGAAAGGAAACCATCACTCCCATCCCAGACCCATCTGTGGCCATCGGACAGAGACAGGGCATGTCCAACATTGATGTCCTGAGGGTCAACAAGCTCTACCAATGCTAA